From Granulicella cerasi, a single genomic window includes:
- a CDS encoding VirB3 family type IV secretion system protein → MTRRGEPSPINQALNRPRAKLGLDLSAWMAIVFVCVTVFLVGFRFLAMLAFPALAIGAWFIVRKHPKMFQLWGLGLNQKSYYDPRKQ, encoded by the coding sequence ATGACTCGTCGAGGAGAGCCGTCACCAATCAATCAAGCGCTGAACCGGCCCCGAGCCAAGCTCGGATTGGACCTCTCAGCATGGATGGCGATCGTATTCGTCTGCGTGACGGTTTTCCTCGTCGGGTTTCGTTTTCTCGCGATGCTCGCGTTTCCAGCACTCGCAATCGGCGCATGGTTCATCGTGCGCAAACACCCAAAGATGTTCCAGCTATGGGGCCTGGGCCTCAACCAGAAGAGCTACTATGACCCGCGCAAACAGTGA
- a CDS encoding LysR family transcriptional regulator, translated as MHDWAEFRHFLYLLKILERGGFRSAAEMLHTSQPNLTVQARQFQENASVTLYRKAKDGRIHPTESGLAFITLAKHVLEARDEAIEALIAIDRGELETIRFGCSPLVDQELFRTLCSLHKELLPNCTIRSAHGDTVYLAAQVLEGKLDAALITLPFTHPELRLDRLRKDKLVVCMRKDNPLAEHAALQVKDLQGKLGVFYEPDRHPQAHARLLELLAQSGVCIEEYSSGSHPIEMQMLVLEDYGLALVREGGVHEPELTTRRLIDVEWTIDSAIICRREKYPKTLPIIIRRLQKSILRNASPTEQKRLANFLHAREETSSPKPKVPIQLRLIR; from the coding sequence ATGCACGATTGGGCTGAGTTTCGTCACTTCTTGTATTTGCTAAAGATTCTTGAGCGCGGAGGCTTTCGCTCCGCTGCGGAGATGCTGCATACGTCGCAGCCAAACCTCACCGTGCAGGCTAGACAGTTCCAGGAAAATGCTTCCGTCACGTTGTATAGGAAGGCGAAGGATGGAAGAATTCATCCAACCGAATCAGGGCTCGCTTTCATAACGCTTGCGAAACATGTTCTGGAAGCTCGCGACGAAGCGATTGAGGCTCTGATCGCGATCGATAGAGGAGAACTCGAGACCATTCGATTTGGGTGCAGTCCGCTCGTCGATCAAGAGCTTTTCAGAACGCTATGTTCCCTACACAAAGAGCTACTGCCGAACTGTACAATCCGCTCGGCACACGGAGACACGGTGTACCTTGCCGCACAAGTTTTGGAGGGCAAGCTGGACGCGGCGTTGATCACTCTTCCTTTCACGCATCCGGAGTTACGTCTCGATCGCCTTCGGAAAGACAAACTTGTTGTCTGCATGCGAAAGGACAATCCACTCGCGGAACATGCTGCCCTTCAGGTCAAAGACTTGCAGGGCAAATTGGGTGTCTTCTACGAACCCGATCGGCACCCGCAAGCACATGCCCGACTGCTCGAACTCCTTGCGCAGTCGGGCGTTTGCATTGAAGAGTATTCCAGCGGATCACATCCAATAGAAATGCAGATGCTTGTCCTCGAAGACTATGGTTTAGCACTCGTTCGTGAGGGCGGAGTGCACGAGCCAGAACTGACGACAAGAAGGCTTATTGATGTCGAATGGACAATCGATAGCGCGATCATTTGCCGTCGTGAAAAGTATCCGAAGACGCTTCCGATCATTATCCGGCGTTTGCAGAAGAGCATCTTGCGTAATGCAAGTCCTACAGAGCAAAAGCGACTTGCTAACTTCCTCCATGCAAGAGAAGAAACTTCAAGTCCCAAGCCGAAAGTCCCGATTCAGCTTCGATTGATTCGATGA
- a CDS encoding AlpA family phage regulatory protein — protein sequence MVETESRTQNEEIIFLRLPQVKAATGLSKTSIYEKIKCNAFPLPIPIGKRAVGWIASEIKQWAANQVLAAREERRHIELRQLRRGPANSRIALRRTA from the coding sequence ATGGTAGAGACGGAATCAAGGACGCAGAACGAAGAGATCATCTTCCTGCGCCTTCCTCAGGTCAAAGCGGCTACAGGACTGTCGAAGACGAGCATCTACGAAAAAATCAAATGCAATGCCTTTCCGTTGCCCATTCCAATTGGAAAGCGAGCTGTGGGATGGATCGCCTCAGAGATCAAGCAGTGGGCTGCAAATCAAGTACTGGCTGCAAGAGAGGAACGTCGGCACATAGAACTCCGGCAACTACGGCGAGGCCCCGCGAACTCCCGCATCGCCCTCCGCCGCACTGCATGA
- a CDS encoding tyrosine-type recombinase/integrase, whose product MPLTLKQIENASPKTKPYKLSDGGGLCLLVSVTGAKLWRWRYCFDGKEKMMAFGEYPALGLKDVRELHFEARRILISGSDPMAKRKAEAQDKQKAIRDEQRESEKSFEKIARCWWDWWAIGKSPRHAETVMNRLEADVFPAIGHLSADDIQPGQVRNIITAIEARGASDVAKRAHQTIGQIFRFAIARDLATRNPAGDFKPRDVLAAVESENFARVDETDLPELLVKMDNYEGDALTRLGLKLMAYCFPRTSELIETPWTEIDLVRARWEIPRERMKMKTPHIIPLSRQAVDVLKALKLLAGRSRLVFPGANDKTIPMSNNTLLYALYRLGYKGRMTGHGFRGLASTILNENDFDEEHVDLQLAHMKRNKVSAAYNHAKYLKQRTAMMQWWADYLDTQLEKGNAATLNH is encoded by the coding sequence ATGCCGCTCACCCTCAAACAAATCGAAAACGCATCACCGAAGACAAAGCCTTACAAGCTCTCCGATGGTGGAGGCTTATGTCTCCTTGTGTCCGTGACCGGCGCGAAGCTCTGGCGCTGGCGCTACTGTTTCGACGGCAAGGAGAAGATGATGGCCTTCGGAGAGTATCCCGCACTCGGGCTGAAAGACGTGCGAGAACTCCATTTCGAAGCCAGGAGAATTCTTATTTCTGGCTCCGATCCTATGGCGAAGCGAAAGGCTGAAGCTCAGGACAAACAGAAGGCGATTCGTGATGAGCAGCGCGAGTCGGAGAAGAGCTTTGAAAAGATCGCGCGTTGTTGGTGGGATTGGTGGGCGATCGGAAAGTCTCCGCGACATGCAGAAACTGTGATGAATCGTTTGGAAGCGGATGTCTTTCCGGCAATCGGCCATCTATCTGCCGATGATATCCAGCCAGGGCAGGTTCGCAACATCATCACTGCGATTGAGGCTCGCGGCGCTAGCGACGTTGCAAAGCGAGCACACCAAACTATTGGTCAAATCTTCCGCTTTGCCATCGCTCGTGACTTGGCCACCCGAAACCCTGCTGGCGACTTCAAGCCCAGAGATGTCTTGGCCGCAGTCGAGTCAGAGAACTTCGCTCGTGTCGATGAGACTGACCTTCCTGAGTTGCTCGTAAAAATGGACAACTATGAAGGCGATGCACTCACTAGACTTGGGTTGAAGCTAATGGCGTATTGCTTCCCGCGAACGAGCGAACTCATCGAAACTCCTTGGACGGAGATCGATCTCGTGCGTGCGCGTTGGGAGATCCCACGCGAACGCATGAAGATGAAGACACCTCATATCATTCCGCTCTCGCGCCAGGCTGTTGATGTCCTCAAGGCTTTGAAACTCCTCGCCGGCAGAAGCCGCCTCGTGTTTCCGGGCGCGAATGACAAGACGATTCCGATGAGCAACAACACGTTGCTCTACGCGCTCTACAGACTCGGCTACAAAGGGCGCATGACCGGCCACGGCTTCCGTGGGCTGGCGTCAACGATTCTCAATGAGAATGACTTTGACGAAGAGCATGTAGACCTCCAGTTGGCGCATATGAAGCGCAACAAGGTCTCGGCGGCATACAACCATGCAAAATATTTGAAGCAGCGAACCGCAATGATGCAATGGTGGGCCGACTACCTGGACACCCAGTTGGAAAAAGGAAACGCCGCAACGCTAAATCATTGA
- a CDS encoding ABC transporter permease, which yields MAALRFSTATRIALREIRSSRVKFAFVILSVAIGVGALTGVRGFSASFRRELLLQARSIMAADISVRSTQPLTKDESASLAAIGKSNGVEQTDVTELLSMASSTASFDPLLVALKAVDPAKYPFYGRVELSPNLSLSSALTQDTVAVADDLLIRLHLHVGDSIRLGNHNYRIAATVQQEPDRLSGMFAAGPRVLLSQQALAQSGLLAPESHATRRYLFRMKPTQGKVASDSEVAQLRAQLEQALPEAQVQDYREASPAVTKTLDGATGLLSLMSLVALVLGAVGVAMSMRAHLQQRMESIAIMKSMGATSTQVMKIYVVQTLLLGLAGGIAGALLGLGVQAVFPLFLARLLHITPHFTINAGSVALGIAAGLLTTLLFTVPPLLDIRGVRPILILRRNVEGSDDPFVARLTSKLRSSGAQIIASLALIAGLAALAAAVSDSRAVGGFFAAGLALVLLVLLAMSALTLKLLRIFLRSTGMSLPSSLRHGLANLYRPGNPSAALLAALGLGVMQMGAVYFVQRAVVEEMQISTSARLPNLFLLDISPREVDGLRTLLSSQPSIKGEPEILPVVGSRLIAVDGTPVAQLHFEHMPKRAMQSLNLTWAPQDDAPPPGDTITAGEWWTLAQANDAARHPVIAVEREQARRMHLSIGQHLTLAAQDDQLTATVAAFFDADSRHAYSRASFIMPKASLTGLPVIWYGGVHCEPSQTAMLRRVLYEHYPTVTVIDVAATVETVRQVILQVTYVIQFLAAFSILAGVIILASAIAGKRYRRMREVVVLKTLGGTRARIASIFSWEFAVLGLVSGFVGLVFANILARLLLVHAMHFAYSFHITATLLMWIATAALAVIAGWAASFRILGQKPLEVLREE from the coding sequence ATGGCCGCGCTTCGTTTCTCCACCGCTACTCGCATCGCTCTGCGTGAAATTCGCTCTTCGCGCGTGAAGTTTGCGTTCGTCATCCTCAGTGTCGCCATTGGCGTCGGCGCGCTCACCGGCGTGCGCGGCTTCTCGGCCAGCTTTCGCCGCGAGTTGCTGTTGCAGGCTCGCTCCATCATGGCGGCGGACATCTCCGTGCGCAGCACACAGCCGCTGACGAAGGACGAGTCCGCATCACTCGCTGCAATAGGGAAGAGCAACGGCGTCGAGCAGACGGACGTGACCGAGCTACTCTCGATGGCCTCGAGCACCGCTTCGTTTGATCCGCTGCTCGTTGCATTGAAAGCGGTCGACCCTGCGAAGTATCCGTTCTACGGTCGTGTGGAGCTGTCGCCGAACCTTTCACTTTCCTCCGCGCTCACGCAAGACACCGTGGCCGTTGCGGACGACCTGTTGATCCGCCTCCATCTGCACGTCGGCGACAGCATTCGCCTCGGCAACCACAACTACCGCATCGCTGCGACCGTGCAGCAGGAGCCCGATCGCCTTAGCGGCATGTTCGCCGCAGGGCCACGCGTTCTTCTTTCGCAACAGGCACTCGCGCAAAGTGGCTTGCTTGCGCCGGAGTCTCACGCAACGCGTCGTTACCTGTTCCGCATGAAGCCCACGCAGGGCAAGGTCGCGAGTGATAGTGAGGTCGCACAGCTGCGCGCGCAGCTTGAGCAGGCGTTGCCCGAAGCGCAGGTGCAGGATTATCGCGAGGCCAGCCCTGCGGTAACAAAGACGCTCGACGGCGCGACAGGCTTGCTGTCGTTGATGAGTCTCGTCGCGCTGGTGCTTGGTGCGGTGGGTGTCGCGATGTCGATGCGTGCGCATCTGCAGCAGCGCATGGAGTCCATCGCCATCATGAAGTCCATGGGCGCGACCAGCACGCAGGTGATGAAGATCTACGTCGTGCAGACGCTACTGCTCGGGCTTGCGGGTGGCATCGCAGGCGCGCTTTTAGGCCTTGGCGTACAGGCGGTTTTTCCCCTCTTCCTTGCCAGGCTGCTGCACATCACGCCGCACTTCACGATCAACGCTGGCTCGGTCGCGCTGGGCATTGCAGCGGGTCTGCTGACCACGTTGCTCTTCACCGTTCCGCCGCTGCTCGACATTCGCGGTGTGCGGCCGATCCTCATCCTTCGCCGCAACGTGGAAGGCTCTGACGATCCGTTCGTCGCGCGCCTCACCAGCAAACTTCGCTCCTCGGGCGCGCAGATCATCGCAAGCCTGGCGCTCATTGCGGGACTCGCTGCGCTTGCGGCTGCTGTTTCAGATTCTCGGGCGGTCGGCGGCTTCTTCGCTGCAGGCCTCGCACTGGTGTTGCTGGTGCTGCTGGCGATGTCGGCGCTGACGCTCAAGCTGCTGCGCATATTCCTTCGCAGCACGGGCATGTCCTTGCCATCGAGCCTGCGCCACGGGCTCGCGAACCTCTATCGCCCCGGTAACCCGAGCGCTGCGCTCCTCGCCGCGCTTGGCCTCGGCGTGATGCAGATGGGCGCGGTTTACTTCGTACAACGCGCGGTGGTGGAGGAGATGCAGATTTCCACCTCGGCACGTTTGCCGAACCTCTTCCTGCTCGACATCAGCCCACGCGAAGTCGATGGTCTACGCACGCTGCTCTCGTCACAACCGTCGATCAAAGGCGAGCCTGAGATTCTTCCTGTCGTCGGCTCGCGGCTCATCGCAGTGGATGGCACGCCCGTTGCGCAACTTCACTTCGAGCACATGCCGAAGCGTGCGATGCAGTCGTTGAATCTCACCTGGGCGCCGCAGGACGACGCGCCGCCGCCGGGCGACACCATCACCGCTGGCGAGTGGTGGACACTTGCGCAGGCCAACGATGCCGCGCGACATCCTGTCATCGCAGTAGAGCGCGAACAGGCCAGGCGAATGCACCTGAGTATCGGTCAGCATCTGACGCTCGCCGCGCAGGACGATCAACTCACAGCAACAGTCGCGGCCTTCTTCGATGCCGACAGCCGACACGCGTACTCGCGCGCCAGTTTCATCATGCCAAAGGCCTCGCTCACCGGCCTGCCCGTTATCTGGTACGGCGGCGTGCATTGCGAGCCGTCACAAACTGCGATGCTTCGTCGCGTGCTCTACGAGCACTATCCGACGGTCACGGTCATCGATGTCGCGGCGACCGTGGAGACCGTGCGCCAGGTCATCCTGCAAGTGACATATGTCATCCAGTTTCTCGCTGCGTTCTCAATCCTCGCCGGCGTGATCATTCTTGCGAGCGCCATAGCGGGCAAGCGCTATCGCCGCATGAGGGAGGTCGTCGTGCTGAAAACGCTCGGCGGTACACGCGCACGCATCGCCAGCATTTTCTCGTGGGAGTTCGCGGTGCTCGGGCTGGTGTCTGGATTCGTAGGGCTGGTCTTCGCAAATATCCTGGCGCGACTCCTGCTAGTGCACGCCATGCATTTCGCCTACAGTTTCCACATCACAGCTACGCTGCTGATGTGGATCGCGACGGCTGCACTTGCAGTAATTGCAGGCTGGGCCGCGAGTTTTCGCATCCTCGGCCAAAAGCCGCTGGAGGTTTTGCGAGAAGAGTAG
- a CDS encoding ABC transporter ATP-binding protein: MIAVQDLRKSLRSGVTSLEILKGVSFTVERGEFVAIMGASGSGKSTLLGLLAGLDHPTSGSVALHGTTISNLPEDNLAQLRGKLLGFVFQSYQLIPTLTALENVLLPYELNNDAGSLREGVERAKSLLGSVGLTSRMEHYPIQLSGGEQQRVALARAFMLRPPIVLADEPTGNLDSVNGQHVLQLLLDLNRAEGTTLVLVTHDPGLASHASRRIVLRDGAIVSDDRLEEAQ; this comes from the coding sequence ATGATTGCCGTACAAGACCTCCGCAAAAGCCTTCGCAGCGGCGTCACCTCGCTTGAAATCCTCAAGGGTGTCAGCTTCACCGTGGAGCGCGGCGAGTTCGTCGCGATCATGGGCGCGTCCGGTTCGGGCAAATCCACGCTGCTCGGCTTGCTCGCGGGCCTCGATCATCCGACCTCGGGCAGCGTCGCGCTGCACGGCACGACGATCTCGAACCTGCCCGAAGACAACCTCGCGCAACTGCGCGGCAAGCTCCTCGGCTTTGTCTTTCAGAGCTATCAGCTGATCCCCACGCTAACCGCGCTGGAGAACGTGCTGCTGCCGTACGAGCTCAACAACGATGCCGGCTCGTTGCGCGAGGGCGTGGAGCGCGCAAAGTCGTTGCTCGGCTCTGTGGGGCTCACCTCGCGCATGGAGCATTATCCGATCCAGCTTTCCGGCGGTGAGCAGCAGCGTGTCGCGCTGGCACGAGCCTTCATGCTGCGGCCGCCCATCGTGCTCGCTGACGAACCGACCGGCAACCTTGACTCCGTGAACGGCCAGCATGTGTTGCAACTTTTGCTGGATCTCAACCGCGCCGAAGGTACGACGCTCGTGCTTGTCACGCATGACCCCGGCCTGGCGTCTCATGCGTCGCGACGGATCGTGCTGCGCGATGGCGCCATCGTCTCTGACGATCGCCTCGAAGAGGCGCAGTAA
- a CDS encoding arylesterase: MRRTLTAILSAFTLLTFGCKADGGKVDPGLSSGATQTTYEPTRAARVADGRPVLVCFGDSITAGYGIDNGQTYPQYLQSLLDRDGYPYRVVNAGVSGNTTKDALDRVADVLAKSPAIVVVEFGGNDALRGLPLEQTKANLASVVEQLQAANVRVALAGITIPPDYGQQYVSRFNAIYPAVAAKYRVPYLPFVLKGAYGVAGSMQADGIHPTTQGAAQVALNIETLVKPLLKH; this comes from the coding sequence ATGCGACGCACGCTCACGGCCATCTTATCCGCCTTTACCCTGCTCACCTTTGGATGCAAAGCCGACGGCGGCAAGGTCGATCCCGGCCTGAGTTCAGGCGCCACGCAGACCACGTACGAGCCGACGCGTGCTGCGCGCGTCGCCGATGGCCGGCCCGTGCTCGTCTGCTTCGGCGACTCGATTACCGCAGGCTATGGTATCGACAACGGACAGACATACCCACAGTATCTGCAGTCGTTGCTGGATCGCGACGGCTATCCCTACCGCGTGGTAAACGCGGGTGTGTCCGGCAACACGACGAAGGACGCTCTCGATCGCGTCGCCGATGTATTGGCGAAGTCGCCCGCAATCGTCGTCGTGGAGTTTGGCGGCAACGACGCGCTGCGAGGCCTGCCGCTCGAACAGACAAAGGCGAACCTTGCGAGCGTCGTCGAGCAGCTACAGGCAGCGAACGTGCGCGTAGCACTGGCAGGTATCACGATCCCGCCGGACTACGGGCAGCAGTACGTCAGCCGATTCAACGCGATCTATCCCGCAGTGGCGGCGAAGTACCGCGTGCCCTATCTGCCCTTCGTGCTGAAGGGCGCCTACGGCGTGGCAGGATCGATGCAGGCAGATGGCATCCACCCGACGACGCAGGGCGCGGCGCAGGTGGCACTCAACATTGAAACGCTTGTGAAGCCACTGCTGAAGCACTAA
- the truB gene encoding tRNA pseudouridine(55) synthase TruB: MNGLIVLDKPAGVTSHDVVSIVRRATGERSVGHLGTLDPMATGVLPLLLGKHTRLAQFFGQAEKSYTGHIRFGFATDSFDADGSPTTEPKPLTQSLEELRELAKKFDGPMDQMPPIFSAKKINGVAAHKLARAGKEVDVKPARIVIHRFALTGLEGDTATFEMTVSSGGYVRSVAHELGESAGCGAHLSSLRRTQAGAFDLSQSITVEDLRSLTPEGIEARLPHPRTLLPEMPSVTVNETTAGRLRNGMQTNLPEFSNAPLIKVFTGPRELLCIAKRIAGTLMQPIVVMG, from the coding sequence TTGAACGGCTTGATCGTGCTGGACAAGCCAGCCGGAGTCACCTCGCATGACGTGGTCTCCATCGTGCGTCGCGCGACAGGGGAGCGGTCTGTCGGACACCTTGGAACGCTGGACCCCATGGCCACGGGCGTTTTGCCGCTTTTGCTCGGGAAGCACACACGCCTTGCGCAGTTCTTCGGCCAGGCGGAGAAGAGCTACACCGGCCACATCCGCTTCGGTTTCGCGACCGACAGCTTCGATGCGGACGGTTCTCCTACGACAGAGCCGAAGCCGCTAACGCAGTCCCTCGAGGAACTCCGCGAACTCGCAAAGAAGTTCGATGGCCCGATGGACCAGATGCCGCCCATCTTCTCCGCGAAAAAGATCAATGGCGTGGCAGCTCACAAGCTCGCTCGCGCGGGCAAAGAAGTCGACGTGAAGCCGGCGCGCATCGTGATTCATCGCTTCGCGCTGACAGGTCTCGAAGGCGATACGGCCACCTTTGAAATGACGGTTTCCTCGGGTGGTTATGTACGCTCTGTTGCGCATGAACTCGGCGAATCGGCCGGTTGTGGCGCGCATCTTTCGTCGCTGCGTCGTACGCAGGCGGGAGCTTTCGACCTGTCGCAGAGTATCACCGTCGAAGACCTGCGCTCGCTCACACCTGAAGGCATCGAAGCGCGCCTGCCGCATCCGCGTACGTTGCTGCCGGAGATGCCTTCGGTCACGGTGAACGAAACCACTGCGGGCCGTCTTCGCAATGGGATGCAGACGAATCTGCCGGAGTTTTCAAATGCGCCGCTGATCAAGGTCTTCACCGGCCCACGCGAGTTGCTTTGCATCGCAAAGCGCATCGCCGGTACGCTGATGCAGCCGATCGTCGTGATGGGTTAG
- the folE gene encoding GTP cyclohydrolase I FolE encodes MQQLYAEMLMRVGEDPSRDGLLRTPERMEKSMAFLTRGYNQTVEEVLHEALFDVDYDEMVIVKDIEFYSLCEHHLLPFFGKAHIAYVPNGKVLGLSKLPRIVDVFARRLQVQERLTQQVAEAVQAAVNPQGVGVVLEASHLCMMMRGVEKQNSSTVTSSMLGVFKEQVQTRNEFLSLVRPQR; translated from the coding sequence ATGCAACAGCTATACGCCGAGATGCTGATGCGCGTTGGCGAAGATCCTTCGCGTGACGGCTTGTTGCGCACGCCTGAACGCATGGAGAAGTCCATGGCGTTCCTGACGCGCGGCTACAACCAGACCGTGGAAGAAGTGCTGCATGAAGCACTCTTCGACGTCGATTACGACGAGATGGTGATCGTCAAAGACATCGAGTTCTACTCGCTTTGCGAGCATCACCTTCTGCCGTTCTTCGGCAAGGCGCACATCGCTTACGTGCCGAACGGCAAGGTGCTCGGTCTCAGCAAACTGCCGCGAATCGTCGACGTCTTCGCGCGTCGCCTTCAGGTGCAGGAGCGCCTGACGCAGCAGGTTGCCGAAGCGGTACAAGCAGCCGTAAATCCGCAGGGCGTTGGTGTCGTTTTGGAAGCGTCGCACCTTTGCATGATGATGCGTGGCGTTGAGAAGCAGAACTCCTCGACCGTCACCAGCTCCATGCTGGGTGTGTTCAAGGAGCAGGTGCAGACGCGCAACGAATTCCTCTCCCTCGTGAGGCCGCAGCGTTGA
- a CDS encoding 6-carboxytetrahydropterin synthase has translation MSARPIAHLSRRWSFVAAHRLHVDSLPAEQNREIFGKCNNPYGHGHNYIVQATFSGPVDEATGMVTNLADLDAFAKAELLERYDHQNLNTIKPFLTLVPTTENLAVEVWRIFSAYPHAKLTRIHVEETGNNAFDYFGEGEKEVS, from the coding sequence GTGAGCGCGCGCCCCATCGCCCATCTATCGCGTCGCTGGAGCTTTGTCGCAGCGCATCGGTTGCACGTGGATTCGCTGCCCGCGGAGCAGAACCGCGAGATCTTCGGCAAGTGCAATAACCCGTATGGCCACGGCCACAACTACATCGTGCAGGCGACCTTCTCCGGCCCTGTCGATGAAGCGACCGGGATGGTGACGAATCTCGCGGACCTCGATGCGTTTGCGAAGGCTGAGCTGCTGGAACGGTACGATCATCAGAACCTCAACACCATCAAGCCGTTTCTCACGCTTGTGCCCACGACGGAAAACCTCGCGGTCGAGGTCTGGCGCATCTTCAGCGCTTATCCTCACGCAAAGCTGACGCGCATTCACGTGGAAGAGACCGGCAACAACGCCTTCGACTACTTTGGTGAAGGTGAGAAGGAAGTGTCATGA
- a CDS encoding 6-pyruvoyl trahydropterin synthase family protein produces the protein MILLTRKADFSAAHFYWNPAWSEAENARVFGKCSNRNSHGHNYTLEVTVAGEIDPLTGFVVDLKLLKDIIEREVVDVYDHRHLNHEVPEFATMQPTTENMAIAIWRRLDGKIPNAKLHRIRVYEMPELFADFYGEGL, from the coding sequence ATGATCTTACTGACCCGAAAAGCCGATTTTTCCGCCGCGCATTTTTACTGGAACCCTGCCTGGAGCGAGGCGGAAAACGCGCGCGTTTTCGGCAAGTGCTCCAATCGCAACAGCCACGGCCATAACTACACGCTCGAGGTCACAGTCGCGGGTGAGATCGATCCATTGACCGGCTTCGTCGTGGACCTGAAGCTGCTCAAGGACATCATCGAGCGCGAGGTCGTGGACGTTTACGACCATCGCCATCTCAACCACGAAGTGCCTGAGTTCGCCACGATGCAACCGACCACCGAGAACATGGCCATCGCAATCTGGCGACGACTCGACGGCAAGATTCCCAATGCGAAGCTCCACCGCATTCGCGTCTACGAAATGCCCGAGCTCTTCGCAGACTTCTACGGAGAAGGCCTGTGA
- a CDS encoding uroporphyrinogen-III synthase, which yields MPTSPRILVTRALHQASALEAELRALGAEPVVIPSIEIVAPESFAALDNAFMAISMFDWLLFTSANAVEAALGRGLYERWSTARRRPRVAAIGNATARQLVAAGLSVELLPEKAVAESFAEVLLANSQAGQRFLLIRAAEAREVLPDALTAAGRDVVIAPAYRNVIPHESADALRALFATAPPDAITFTSSSAVSHLLALFEAAGIALPENVRRVSIGPVTSATLAEAGYPAHAEAREATVRALAEACMS from the coding sequence ATGCCAACATCGCCTCGCATCCTTGTCACTCGCGCGCTACACCAGGCCTCTGCGTTGGAAGCGGAGTTGCGCGCACTCGGCGCAGAGCCGGTCGTCATTCCATCGATTGAGATCGTCGCGCCGGAGTCTTTCGCTGCGCTCGATAACGCCTTCATGGCGATCTCGATGTTCGACTGGTTGCTCTTCACCAGCGCAAACGCCGTCGAAGCCGCCCTCGGACGTGGCCTCTACGAACGCTGGAGCACCGCGCGCCGTCGGCCGCGCGTTGCGGCCATCGGTAACGCCACAGCCAGGCAACTGGTCGCCGCTGGGCTCAGTGTGGAGCTGCTTCCGGAGAAGGCGGTCGCTGAGTCTTTCGCAGAAGTCTTGCTCGCAAACTCGCAAGCAGGGCAGCGCTTCCTGCTTATACGCGCTGCAGAGGCCCGCGAGGTTTTGCCCGATGCGCTTACCGCCGCCGGCCGCGATGTTGTCATCGCCCCGGCGTATCGCAACGTCATCCCACATGAGTCGGCCGATGCCCTGCGCGCACTCTTTGCGACCGCACCGCCCGACGCTATCACCTTCACGAGCTCTTCTGCGGTGAGCCACCTGCTCGCGCTGTTCGAGGCTGCAGGCATCGCACTTCCCGAGAACGTGCGCCGCGTCTCCATCGGTCCGGTGACGTCGGCGACGCTCGCTGAGGCAGGCTATCCCGCACATGCCGAAGCACGGGAAGCCACCGTGCGCGCGCTCGCCGAAGCCTGCATGAGCTAA